A genomic window from Planctomycetota bacterium includes:
- a CDS encoding DUF2293 domain-containing protein produces the protein MAEHACLKYSGRVGRSAAAKALDEEAVRLAVAAHVRHTKTSYDQLLARGWDRHDARGEVADQVRSVLSAWEGPPA, from the coding sequence ATCGCGGAGCACGCTTGCCTGAAGTACAGCGGCCGGGTTGGCCGCTCCGCCGCGGCCAAGGCTCTCGACGAGGAGGCCGTCCGACTCGCCGTGGCGGCCCATGTCCGGCACACAAAGACCAGCTACGATCAGCTCCTCGCGAGGGGGTGGGACAGGCATGACGCGCGCGGCGAGGTCGCAGACCAGGTCCGTTCCGTGCTCTCCGCATGGGAGGGGCCGCCGGCCTGA